The sequence ttttttatttttcttaaatggaAAGATTTATATACACAAATGTTCTTTGTTAACTTAAATTTGCTAAAAGTTTCATCCTTTTTTAGTCAATTCGTATTCTCTTGATATTATAACTTTCTGCACTAttcttgattaaaaagaaaaagaaaaagaaaatcataatatGCTTCGAGCCATATTATGAATAGAAAATGAAACATATTCATTTTGAAACTAGTACTATTAATACATATAGAAAGCATCATAATGGGGTATGATGATGTGTTAGATTTGTCTTTAACAACTTATTTGTAATGGGGTTTGGTTGATTGTTGGAGTCCATCCACTTAGTCAATCTTAGTGTGACAATCACCCACTTCTTTACTTCTTGTTTCTTTGATTAATTGCATATTCCATCCTCAtcctttgattattattatcatttctGAAGATTCAACCTTTaagttttatttcaaaatcatcagtatattttaaaatgtttcatttttaGTCCTATGCTTTCCAAATTGTTTCCAAAAAGTTCTTATTGTCATGTGATGAATAAAATTGTTGACATGACAAACAAGATTCATGCCATAACAAAGTGACCTCATTTCATGAATTGTTTTTGCTAAGCCATCATTTTGGATCCTTTAATTGACaagaaggaaaatttttaaaacattttagagTATAAGGAAAGTTTTGAAACAGAATTCAAAGGTTGAGGACCAAGTATGCAatttaacttcttcttcttcttcttcttcttcgtttttttttttttttgcgataTTGTGTTTGTGTAATTTGTAGATGGATGGTTATAGGTTAAATTTTCCAATGACTAATAATTGCGATTGGCCTTTGTTGAGTGTGTAattaaatttagttaaaatCGTCTTTTACCTTGGGAAGATATATAACCAGTGAACTACCATTTAGTGGTCTGAATTTTTGAAGTTATTTGAGTACAATTGAAGTCATTAGTACCTTGAGCATCAACATTTGTCTTTATCATTTCAGGGGCATGGTTGAGCTACAAGAATAAGTGGAAAAGAGGTTAAACAGATGAGCTTTGGAAATATTAGCTGTAACAGCTTTTGGTTCCTGTCATTATCATATACACGCATAGAGCTGAAAGCATCCATTTTAGACCAAGAGTGTCTCTTAAAGGAATACATAGATCTTCTTCCATGAATTCTCTCTATTCACCTACTTCTTTCCTCCTTCCATCACATAGATGGCAGTTCACACCATGTCTTCAAGTACAACCACAAAATTTATATGTTCACCGCCTCTTGccactttctctctcctctgcACTAAAATCAAACTGTCCTTTACGTGCTCATAAGTCATCCATTGGTGCTACAATTCCCCCAAATGAGGGAGCAGTATCTGTAATTAACTTCGAAGACTTTGTTGAAAAAGATTGGTCATTTCTTGATTCAGATAATTTGATATCTAGAGAGGAgcttaacaaaaatattgatcGCATTATTTCTGCAGGGGAGATTGAAGAAACTTCTAAAGTGTTGGTTTCAATTGGTTCCGAAGGATTTTTAGATCAGTTGGTTGATTCGTCAAAATGCCAACTCTTGCTTGTTGTCCACGATTCACTTTTTCTGTTAGCTGgcatcaaagaaaaatatgacaaGGTTAAATGTTGGCAAGGAGAACTTATATATGTGCCAGAGAAGTGGAGGCCACTAGATGTTGtgttcctttattttcttcctGCTTTGTCCTTTAATCTTGACCAGGTTTTTGGAGCTCTTGCAAAACTTTGTTTGCTAGGTAACCTTTTATTAGATAGTGTTGTGGGTGTCATTAATGTTAAATTAATAGTTTCATTTTAAAGTAGCATTGGACTCTTTCTATTTATGGGTAAAGGATTTCGCCCAAGACATCTAAATATATTCATTGAtaggaaaaataattaatgtggacaaatattggattttttcttttcatctgaTTACCTGACTCAGTTCAACCTAgtgatttttattaatttggtaTGTTAAAAAGGTTTAACCTTGAAATTATAACTGGTTAATAATacaatttgttaactttttttttgagaaacacacacacatatataggttACTTCAGATTGCGCTACTCTAGTGGAAACATCTTTTATAGTACAGATGATGAGATGGTGTGATTGAAACTGTATCAAATCATAATGTTGTGTCTGTCAAAAAAGGGGGTGTTTTGTGGGGTGGGGGTGGATCCTTAGATTGTGCTCTTGCTTCCTATTATGTTACTACTTGCAATTCTGAGCTTTTTCTGATGCTTCTACAGGGGCAAGGGTGGTTATTAGCCATCCCCAAGGAAGGGACGTCTtaaagcagcagcagcaacaaaaTCCTGATGTCATAATTTATGATTTGCCCGAGAAGATGACATTACAGAAGGTGGCAGCTGATCATTCTTTTGATGTGGCTGAATTTGTAGATGAACTTGGTTTTTATCTTGCCGTTTTGAAGTTCTCTGATGCAAGAAATTAAgagcagatttttttttttttttttacctaaacTAAACTTCATTTGATGTGTTAAGAAAGAGCTTTAATGTGACAATTTGTGCAACTGTAAGAGCTGAGAAGAAGTTGAGCTGTTTGGCTAAATCTCTTTGCTTGCTTTCTCCTCCCAATCTGTCTTGGGTTTTCAACATACCTTGTCTTCTGTTTTATATAAACAATTGTATCAACCTGCTAGCTTAGTTTCTGCGCATGTACCAACTTCTATACTAGAAGCTTTGTGGTAAACTCCATTCATGTATCATTCAGCTAGTGGCCTTTGGCGAGGAAGGCATTTGTAACCGAGTTTCGGTCATTTGATTCTGCGACTTGCATTATATTCACTGATGAGAATATTTCTAAAACCGTGTCAAAGCTCTAGAAAATTATGGTAAAAATTCCACATCTTACATCAGAGAACTTCAAAACGGCAAGATAAAAACCAGGTTCATCTACAAATTCAGCCACATCAAAAGAATGATCAGCTGCCACCTTCTGTAATGTCATCTTCTCGGGCAAATCAGAAATTATGACATCAGGAttttgttgctgctgctgctttaAGACGTCCCTTCCTTGGGGATGGCTAATAACCACCCTTGCCCCTGTAGAAGCATCAGAAAAAGCTCAGAATTGCAAGTAGTAACATAATAGGAAGCAAGAGCACAATCTAAGGATCCACCCCCACCCCACAAAACACCCCCTTTTTTGACAGACACACAACATTATGATTTGATACAGTTTCAATCACACCATCTCATCATCTGTACTATAAAAGATGTTTCCACTAGAGTAGCGCAATCTGAAGTaacctatatatgtgtgtgtgtttctcaaaaaaaaaaagttaacaaattgtATTATTAACCAGTTATAATTTCAAGGTTAAACCTTTTTAACATaccaaattaataaaacttcaCTAAGTTGAACTGAGTCAGGTAAtcagatgaaaagaaaaaatccaatatttgtccacattaattatttttcctaTCAATGAATATATTTAGATGTCTTGGGCGAAATCCTTTACCCACAAATAGAAAGAGTCCAATGCTACTTTAAAATGAAACTATTAATATAACATTAATGACACCCACAACACTATCTAATAAAAGGTTACCTGGCAAACAAAGTTTTGCAAGAGCTCCAAAAACCTGGTCAAGATTAAAGGACAAAGCAGGAAGAAAATAGAGGAACACAACATCTAGTGGCCTCCACTTCTCTGGCACATGTATAAGTTCTCCTTGCCAACATTTAACCttgtcatatttttctttgatgcCAGCTAACAGAAAAAGTGAATCGTGGACGACAAGCAAGAGTTGGAATTTTGACGAATCAACCAACTGATCTAAAAATCCTTCAGAACCAATTGAAACCAACACTTTAGAAGTTTCTTCAATCTCCCCTGCAGAAATAATGCgatcaatatttttgttaagcTCCTCTCTAGATATCACATTATCTGAATCAAGAAATGACCAATCTTTTTCAACAAAGTCTTCGAAGTTAATTACAGATACTGCTCCCTCATTTGGGGGAATTGTAGCACCAATGGATGACTTATGAGCACATAAAGGACAGTTTGATTTTAGTgcagaggagagagaaagtggCAAGAGGCGGTGAACATATAAATTTTGTGGTTGTACTTGAAGACATGGTGTGAACTGCCATCTATGTGATGGAAGGAGGAAAGAAGTAGGTGAATAGAGAGAATTCATGGAAGAAGATCTATGTATTCCTTTAAGAGACACTCTTGGTCTAAAATGGATGCTTTCAGCTCTATGCGTGTATATGATAATGACAAAGGAACCAAAAGCTGTTACAGCTAATATTTCCAAAGCTCATCTGTTTAACCTCTTTTCCACTTATTCTTGTAGCTCAACCATGCCCCTGAAATGATAAAGACAAATGTTGATGCTCAAAGTACTAATGACTTCAATTGTACTCAAATAACTTCAAAAATTCAGACCACTAAATGGTAGTTCACTGGTTATATATCTTCCCAAAGTAAAAGACGattttaactaaatttaatTACACACTCAACAAAGGCCAATCGCAATTATTAGTCATTGGAAAATTTAACCTATAACCATCCATCTACAAATTACACAAACACAAtatcgcaaaaaaaaaaaaaaaaaagaagaagaagaagttaaatTGCATACTTGGTCCTCAACCTTTGAATTCTGTTTCAAAACTTTCCTTATActctaaaatgttttaaaatttttccttcTTGTCAATTAAAGGATCCAAAATGATGGCTTAGCAAAAACAATTCATGAAATGAGGTCACTTTGATATGGCATGAATCTTGTTTGTCACGTCAACAATTTTATTCATCACATGACAATAAGAACTTTTTGGAAACAATTTGGAAAGCATAGGACtaaaaatgaaacattttaaaatatactgatgattttgaaataaaacttAAAGGTTGAATCTTtagaaataatataataatcaaaGGTTGAGGATGGAATATGCAATTTAATCAAAGAAACAAGAAGTAAAGAAGTGGGTGATTGTCACACTAAGATTG comes from Castanea sativa cultivar Marrone di Chiusa Pesio chromosome 3, ASM4071231v1 and encodes:
- the LOC142628436 gene encoding uncharacterized protein LOC142628436 is translated as MEADLENTLPTPNQAIFSSSLTTRAPPRRWSRRGVVLNRRRPTQPQGAWLSYKNKWKRGEIEETSKVLVSIGSEGFLDQLVDSSKCQLLLVVHDSLFLLAGIKEKYDKVKCWQGELIYVPEKWRPLDVVFLYFLPALSFNLDQVFGALAKLCLLGARVVISHPQGRDVLKQQQQQNPDVIIYDLPEKMTLQKVAADHSFDVAEFVDELGFYLAVLKFSDARN
- the LOC142628437 gene encoding uncharacterized protein LOC142628437, with product MNSLYSPTSFLLPSHRWQFTPCLQVQPQNLYVHRLLPLSLSSALKSNCPLCAHKSSIGATIPPNEGAVSVINFEDFVEKDWSFLDSDNVISREELNKNIDRIISAGEIEETSKVLVSIGSEGFLDQLVDSSKFQLLLVVHDSLFLLAGIKEKYDKVKCWQGELIHVPEKWRPLDVVFLYFLPALSFNLDQVFGALAKLCLPGARVVISHPQGRDVLKQQQQQNPDVIISDLPEKMTLQKVAADHSFDVAEFVDEPGFYLAVLKFSDVRCGIFTIIF